GAAGGACCGGGTATGTGATCTTAGTATCAAGTGTTACTCCCAGCGCCTCAGTTATTTCATCATCCGGAATCGCTTCCTGGCCGCGGGGGCTGTATATCGAAAGTATTTCCAGTCCCTTCTCCGAATGATATTTGTCATATAGTTTCTGCAGGTATTCCAACTCCATTGCGGAACGAAGGTTGGGATTGGCCCAAAAAAGGACAGCTACCGCGGATTTTCCCTTAAAACTATCAATGCTGTATTCTTTACCCTGAATATCTTTAAGCTTAAAATTAGCAATCGGTTCATTTTCTTTCAGCCGTTTAAATGCCTGGCCGTTGGCCGGGATAAAAAAGATTATAAAAAGAAAAGTTAAGAAACTAATTGCTAAAGTAATTCTGCCGATTTTTGTTTTCATTTCAGCCACCTCCTTTTAAGTGTCAAGTTTCAAGTTTTATTATTCAAAATTTTATGTTAAAATACTTTTATGCGATTAGCCGTACCCACTAACTGGGACCATAAACTTATCGAAAACCTTTCCGGGCTGCCTGTTGAAAACTATTACGCAAAATTACAGGAAGATATCATCGGCGGCGGCAGGCCCGCTTCAAGCATTCCCCATGTGACACGCCAGAAAGTCAAAGACCACATCAAACTGATTCACGCGAACAAATCACTGTTCAATTATGTGATAAATGCCCCCTGCCTCGGGAACATCGAATATGCGCCTTTATACCGCAGACAAATTTTCAAACTCCTCGATTGGCTTACTTCAATAGAGGTTGATTCCGTGACTGTTTCCATTCCCCTTCTCCTTGAATGGGTCAAAAGGAATTTCCCGTCTTTAAAAGTAAGCGTTTCTGTTTTTTCCCACGTTGACACTATCAGCATGGCAAAAATGTATGAAAACCTCGGCGCGGATGAAATCACTATCACCCAGCAATTCAACCGCGATTTCAATTTTTTAAAGGGCCTCCGGAAAAACCTTAAAACCGATTTTCAGCTGATTGTAAATAACGCCTGTCTTTTCGGGTGTCCCTTCCGCCGGTATCATTCAAACCTGAACGCACATTCATCACAAACCGGCTCCAAAAAGCTGCCTATAGACTACCCGGTAATGAGATGCACGCTTCTTCGTTTCAAATACCCGGCTGAAGTAATCCGTTCTCCCTGGGTCCGGCCTGAGGACCTCGTCCATTATGAAAAAATCGGAATCGATAAATTTAAACTGTCAGGCCGAACTAATACAACTGAATGGATTACCAGGACCGCGAAATCATATGTCTCACGTAAAAGCCCGGAAAATTTCGCAGAGCTCCTGGCTTTCCCCAACGCCGCCGGTTCTATATTTCGAAAGTCTATCCCGGGCGCGCCGGATGTAAATCTTGTTATCGATAATGACGCCCTTTCCGGGTTCATTGAACATTTCCTCCAAAAAAGCTGTTCCGCCCTCCCCTGCGATAAATGCCTTTACTGCGACCGCACGGCACAAAAGGCGGTCAGGACTTCCAAAAAGCTTTCCAAAGAACTTATATCCAGTTATGAAAAAGTCCTATCCGCTTTTCTAAAAATCTAGCAATTAACCGTTACCGGAATAGTTTTATCTAACTGCATCCTGAATTTCCGGATTATATTTACAAAATTATTTAATTCACAATTCGTGGCCACTTTTACCCCTTTAATCCAATCTCTGGAAACCAGTTCTTCTATGACAAAATCGCTATACTCCTGGTTTTCATCAATAAAAATATCAACCCCCAGTCTCGGCGAAACCTTTAACTTTTCAAGGGCTTCCAATCCCAGCCAGGGAACGATAATCCTGTCCGCGCCCATGCTCAAGGCAAAATTAGCGTCAAGGTTTGATTTAATTCCGCAGACCACTGATGCTATTATTTCAAAATTCCTGCAAGGATTATTATCCGCCACCCATGTTATCAAACGGTAATCGCCTAAAACCAGGCCGTCTGCCTGGTAAGGAATAACATCTTTAATGGCCTGTAATATATTCGAATATTGATTATCGGCCAATTTCGCGTTAAATACCACGTATGCCTTTTTCTTGTATTTATGCGCGTATTCTATCGCTGAATGAACCTCATCCCTCGAAAAAAGGACCCCGCAGTAACTTATCGTCACCAGTCCCTGGACAGGTATATAAACAGCGTCTGTGCCGTTCTGCACTGCTGATTTAAGAAATTCCCAGTTTGGTGTTGGCACTATTAGTTCCATTTTTATTCTCCTATCAAACTGTTTCAGAAAACTCAAGCGCAACAGTTTTATTCATTTCCGAGGATTTATATGCCGCGGATATGCACATTGCGTTAACAATTGCTTCATCAATGCCGTCCGGTGAAAAATTATTTTTGCCCAACCGTCCAAAAAACTCGTTAAAAAGCCCGGCATACCAATCTGAATGATTTGAATTGCCGGAAAATCCTTCTCCCGCTTTTATATATTCTTTTTTGCCAAACGTATTTAAAATAATTT
This window of the bacterium genome carries:
- a CDS encoding U32 family peptidase, translating into MRLAVPTNWDHKLIENLSGLPVENYYAKLQEDIIGGGRPASSIPHVTRQKVKDHIKLIHANKSLFNYVINAPCLGNIEYAPLYRRQIFKLLDWLTSIEVDSVTVSIPLLLEWVKRNFPSLKVSVSVFSHVDTISMAKMYENLGADEITITQQFNRDFNFLKGLRKNLKTDFQLIVNNACLFGCPFRRYHSNLNAHSSQTGSKKLPIDYPVMRCTLLRFKYPAEVIRSPWVRPEDLVHYEKIGIDKFKLSGRTNTTEWITRTAKSYVSRKSPENFAELLAFPNAAGSIFRKSIPGAPDVNLVIDNDALSGFIEHFLQKSCSALPCDKCLYCDRTAQKAVRTSKKLSKELISSYEKVLSAFLKI
- a CDS encoding U32 family peptidase — its product is MELIVPTPNWEFLKSAVQNGTDAVYIPVQGLVTISYCGVLFSRDEVHSAIEYAHKYKKKAYVVFNAKLADNQYSNILQAIKDVIPYQADGLVLGDYRLITWVADNNPCRNFEIIASVVCGIKSNLDANFALSMGADRIIVPWLGLEALEKLKVSPRLGVDIFIDENQEYSDFVIEELVSRDWIKGVKVATNCELNNFVNIIRKFRMQLDKTIPVTVNC